In Vibrio bathopelagicus, the following are encoded in one genomic region:
- a CDS encoding LysR family transcriptional regulator, which yields MHHFNIRALEYLSALSKYESLRKASKMLNVDPAAVSRMLSQLEDQVEMKVWERNNRQSYLTEAGNELLNHYRTIIRGEAAVLTQLTKLKNLTGGSVSIAIGEGFITNLVSEPMQTFMTRYPDINLSIEIAGALDAVKMLEDQQIDFAITYAAAPHPKLRTHVERSHPLELIAPKGHFLTMKETPVTLQEITDVSLALIDTSTGMGRLVKHAEQMSHFNLQPKLQTNSVTALTNFVVAGLGVTFMPKLTVLEEIESGRIEVVPTEIEVLSKATVKVQSLKGRELSIQAETFLDFLMENTSFLRSDAHAIVL from the coding sequence ATGCACCACTTTAATATCCGCGCGCTGGAATACCTTAGTGCTTTATCGAAATACGAGTCGTTACGTAAGGCGTCGAAGATGTTGAATGTTGATCCTGCAGCTGTGAGTCGTATGCTGTCCCAACTTGAAGATCAGGTTGAGATGAAGGTGTGGGAGCGCAATAACCGTCAGTCCTATTTAACGGAAGCGGGAAATGAGTTGTTGAACCACTATCGCACCATTATAAGAGGTGAAGCGGCAGTATTAACTCAATTGACCAAGCTTAAAAACCTGACTGGTGGTAGCGTCAGTATTGCGATAGGTGAAGGGTTTATCACCAATTTAGTGTCTGAGCCGATGCAGACCTTTATGACCCGTTATCCAGACATCAATTTGTCGATAGAAATAGCCGGTGCTCTTGATGCAGTTAAGATGCTTGAAGATCAGCAGATCGATTTTGCCATCACTTACGCAGCAGCACCGCATCCAAAACTACGAACGCATGTGGAACGCAGTCACCCACTAGAACTTATCGCCCCGAAAGGGCACTTTCTGACGATGAAAGAGACACCTGTGACACTGCAAGAAATCACAGATGTGTCGCTGGCTTTGATCGATACATCGACAGGCATGGGACGATTAGTAAAACACGCCGAGCAAATGTCGCATTTTAATCTCCAACCCAAATTACAAACCAACTCGGTTACTGCACTGACTAACTTTGTTGTCGCGGGGCTTGGTGTCACTTTTATGCCCAAGCTGACGGTTCTTGAAGAGATAGAATCAGGCCGGATAGAAGTTGTGCCGACTGAGATTGAGGTGTTATCCAAAGCGACCGTTAAGGTGCAATCTTTGAAAGGAAGAGAGTTGAGTATTCAAGCCGAAACCTTCCTTGATTTCTTAATGGAGAACACGTCTTTTTTACGTAGCGATGCCCACGCTATCGTTTTGTAA
- a CDS encoding HAD-IIB family hydrolase — protein MNSVTNDLDQNWKSVDWVLTDVDDTLTWQGQLPPETLVALKALRDAGKKVVAVTGACAGWCDHIAQLWPVDAVLGENGAFIMEKQNGYLTLRSQTPLEDVRAEQQRLKAEVLDILNDYPELSLTLDQSYRLCEVAIDIGQNRPRVDDAIIEEIVSKIHALGAHATASSIHINAWYGDHSKRATSTAFLKEKGLSDEEILQHACYVGDSMNDQFMFEALPFSVGVANIKHYWTKLSHHPVVVMQKPGGYGFAEFTDKLLALK, from the coding sequence ATGAATTCGGTAACGAATGATTTAGACCAAAATTGGAAAAGCGTTGATTGGGTACTGACGGATGTCGACGATACCTTAACTTGGCAAGGACAGTTGCCACCAGAAACATTGGTGGCCTTGAAGGCGCTAAGAGATGCGGGGAAAAAGGTCGTGGCTGTAACGGGCGCTTGTGCGGGTTGGTGTGATCATATCGCGCAATTATGGCCTGTGGATGCGGTTCTTGGTGAGAACGGGGCATTCATTATGGAAAAGCAGAATGGTTACCTTACGCTACGATCTCAGACGCCTTTAGAAGACGTCAGAGCGGAGCAGCAGCGCCTGAAGGCAGAGGTCTTAGACATTCTTAATGATTACCCAGAGTTGTCTTTGACGCTCGACCAGTCTTATCGCTTATGTGAAGTTGCGATTGATATTGGCCAGAATCGCCCTCGAGTCGATGATGCCATTATTGAAGAAATCGTTTCTAAGATTCACGCGTTAGGTGCACATGCGACAGCAAGCTCAATTCACATTAATGCTTGGTATGGTGATCACTCAAAAAGAGCCACTTCAACGGCCTTTTTAAAAGAGAAAGGGTTGTCTGATGAAGAAATACTCCAACATGCCTGTTACGTTGGCGATTCCATGAATGACCAGTTTATGTTTGAAGCACTACCTTTCAGTGTTGGTGTAGCTAACATTAAGCACTATTGGACCAAGTTATCGCATCACCCAGTTGTTGTGATGCAGAAACCCGGCGGATATGGTTTCGCTGAGTTCACTGATAAATTATTGGCGTTGAAATAG
- a CDS encoding TRAP transporter small permease — protein MFLLKNIEEILASIAISITVLVVIINVVLRYGFGFVVPWSEELSVICFIWAVYLGISSCYKHKLHMGVDVVVAMLPEKAKIPFRLCVSVFLLALNILMAVLSYQYLMLSNKVTPVMGMSYFAINGVLLLCFSLMAIHTVRFIVSDIASLKRSFK, from the coding sequence TTGTTTTTATTGAAAAATATTGAAGAAATCCTCGCCTCTATTGCTATTTCGATTACCGTTTTAGTGGTCATTATTAATGTTGTTTTACGTTATGGGTTTGGATTTGTTGTCCCTTGGAGTGAAGAGCTCTCGGTTATTTGCTTCATATGGGCTGTCTATTTAGGCATTAGTTCCTGCTATAAACATAAGCTCCACATGGGTGTTGATGTGGTGGTCGCCATGCTGCCAGAAAAAGCAAAAATCCCGTTTAGGTTATGTGTTTCTGTCTTCCTACTGGCTCTGAACATTCTGATGGCTGTTCTGAGTTATCAATACTTGATGTTATCCAACAAGGTAACGCCAGTGATGGGCATGTCATATTTTGCTATCAATGGTGTGTTGTTACTTTGTTTTTCATTGATGGCAATCCACACGGTTCGATTCATCGTCAGCGATATCGCTTCTCTAAAGCGCTCTTTTAAGTAG
- a CDS encoding C4-dicarboxylate TRAP transporter substrate-binding protein translates to MKKLLGTVIMAATLLVGCGEADKAGTDAKDEPININMSLVFTQNELLTQELIKATDKIRERTEDSVNIKVFPGGQLPVYKDNLEQVVNGANWIAVEDLTYLSDYVPDFAALAGPMLYNTYDEYLAMMDTEFVAGLKAKAEEKGIKVLNADYMFGFRHMITNKEIVNSEDMKGMRIRVPQSQLFISTLSAMGAAPASLPFPETYAGVQQGVVDGLEGSILTMYSTKIYEVAKNMSLTKHFLGTVGIYISPTLWDKFTPEQQQIINEELEAGAESNTAELVKLDVEYTQKLEELGVTFNEVNSDEFNELTADVYNQFPTWSEGIHATIMKELETIRAEQ, encoded by the coding sequence ATGAAAAAGCTATTAGGTACAGTAATTATGGCCGCAACGTTACTTGTTGGTTGTGGTGAAGCTGACAAGGCCGGAACGGACGCTAAAGACGAGCCGATCAATATCAACATGAGCCTTGTGTTCACTCAAAACGAGTTGTTAACCCAAGAACTCATTAAAGCGACCGATAAAATACGCGAAAGAACCGAAGATTCGGTAAATATTAAAGTTTTTCCTGGTGGTCAATTACCGGTTTATAAAGACAACTTGGAGCAAGTCGTTAACGGCGCGAACTGGATTGCCGTTGAGGATTTAACCTACCTGAGCGATTACGTACCAGACTTCGCTGCACTGGCAGGTCCAATGTTGTACAACACGTATGATGAATATTTAGCGATGATGGATACGGAATTTGTCGCGGGCTTGAAGGCTAAAGCTGAAGAAAAAGGCATTAAAGTATTGAATGCAGACTACATGTTTGGCTTCCGTCACATGATCACTAATAAAGAAATAGTGAATTCTGAAGACATGAAAGGGATGCGTATCCGTGTTCCACAAAGCCAGTTGTTTATCAGCACGCTTTCAGCAATGGGTGCGGCTCCAGCTTCTTTGCCATTCCCAGAAACCTATGCCGGTGTTCAACAAGGCGTTGTTGATGGCCTTGAAGGTTCGATTTTGACGATGTACTCAACCAAAATCTACGAAGTAGCGAAGAATATGTCTTTGACTAAACACTTCCTAGGCACGGTTGGTATCTATATTTCACCGACTCTTTGGGACAAGTTTACGCCAGAGCAACAGCAAATCATCAATGAAGAGCTAGAAGCCGGCGCGGAATCTAATACTGCAGAGCTGGTTAAGCTTGATGTTGAATACACTCAAAAACTTGAAGAGCTAGGCGTTACGTTTAATGAAGTTAACTCGGATGAATTCAATGAGTTGACAGCTGACGTGTACAACCAATTCCCAACATGGAGTGAAGGTATACACGCAACGATCATGAAAGAGTTGGAAACGATTCGAGCTGAACAGTAA
- a CDS encoding glycerophosphoryl diester phosphodiesterase encodes MITGHRGAASLAPENTLVSIEQAAKAGAGWVEIDAQLSSDGIPMVFHDKTVNRCTNGTGNIADLDLSALKALDAGSWFGREFVGTSIPTLSEALDKCLELGLTLNLEIKIYDDKAIKPLVEQVIALIKQKNFPSEKLLISSFKKDALSLCQELMPEVRRGFICEVWNDFSLESLQQLDLYSIHIDHRILDEQTAKTIKASGAILKIWTLNDPKLASKYLNLGVDNIITDVPNKF; translated from the coding sequence ATGATTACAGGCCACCGCGGTGCCGCTTCTTTAGCACCAGAAAATACGTTAGTCAGTATTGAGCAAGCAGCGAAAGCCGGTGCAGGCTGGGTTGAAATTGATGCCCAACTCAGTTCCGACGGTATTCCTATGGTTTTTCATGATAAAACGGTGAACCGCTGTACTAATGGGACTGGGAATATTGCAGATTTAGATCTGTCGGCACTCAAGGCTTTAGACGCTGGCAGTTGGTTTGGTCGTGAGTTTGTAGGAACCTCGATTCCGACATTAAGTGAAGCGCTAGACAAGTGCCTAGAACTCGGTCTAACTCTGAATCTTGAGATCAAGATATATGACGATAAGGCGATCAAACCTTTAGTTGAGCAAGTTATTGCGCTGATAAAGCAAAAGAACTTCCCTAGCGAGAAACTGCTCATCTCAAGCTTCAAAAAGGATGCGTTAAGTCTATGCCAAGAGTTAATGCCCGAAGTTAGACGAGGATTCATCTGCGAAGTATGGAATGATTTCAGCCTTGAATCACTCCAGCAACTCGACTTATATAGCATTCATATTGACCACAGAATACTTGATGAACAGACCGCCAAAACAATCAAGGCTTCAGGTGCAATACTAAAAATATGGACGCTAAACGACCCCAAATTGGCGAGCAAATATCTCAATCTAGGTGTTGATAACATCATCACCGACGTACCAAATAAATTTTAG
- a CDS encoding DeoR/GlpR family DNA-binding transcription regulator has protein sequence MELNHRQKQILATLKANQDVQIDHLAELFSVTTQTIRRDVNDLCEQGLARRVHGGVSLPTTLTNTSYRFRAGVESEMKDSIAMAVADAIPEGSTVMMGIGTTVTRIAQYLLAKPALRVITNNLQVARILEANEQIEVYLAGGLFRREHQDMVGSSVVHFFSDFEADIGICGCGSVTDSHFAMEHEQVEADLSKSIIKNSRESWLVADASKWGRFAALKVASLEQFDCIYTNNNQLPSELKVRLIEGT, from the coding sequence ATGGAATTGAACCACCGCCAAAAACAAATACTCGCGACGCTTAAAGCAAATCAAGATGTGCAGATCGATCATTTAGCAGAGCTATTTTCGGTCACTACTCAAACCATTCGTCGTGACGTAAATGACTTATGCGAGCAAGGTTTAGCGCGAAGAGTTCACGGAGGCGTGAGCTTACCGACAACGCTGACCAACACCAGTTATCGATTCCGCGCTGGCGTTGAATCAGAAATGAAAGACAGTATCGCCATGGCTGTTGCAGACGCAATTCCTGAAGGTTCAACGGTAATGATGGGCATTGGCACAACTGTCACTCGTATCGCACAGTACTTATTGGCGAAGCCAGCATTACGAGTGATCACCAATAACCTGCAAGTCGCTCGAATCCTCGAAGCAAACGAGCAGATTGAAGTCTATTTAGCGGGCGGTTTATTTCGAAGAGAACACCAAGACATGGTGGGAAGTAGCGTGGTCCACTTCTTTTCCGATTTTGAAGCCGACATTGGCATTTGTGGTTGTGGTTCAGTAACAGACAGCCATTTCGCTATGGAACATGAGCAGGTTGAAGCCGACCTTTCAAAATCAATTATCAAAAACAGCCGTGAAAGTTGGCTCGTAGCTGACGCAAGTAAATGGGGCCGTTTTGCAGCTCTAAAGGTGGCGTCACTAGAGCAGTTTGACTGTATATATACCAATAATAATCAGCTGCCTTCGGAGCTAAAGGTAAGGCTGATAGAAGGAACTTAG
- a CDS encoding cellulose synthase subunit BcsC-related outer membrane protein: protein MSVRVGSYWLVPIAIVVSGLFSVGTAKAIGVNSAPLSRAQLDLVYQPVQLVQFSSSLARVDSVEWLVNQLKLADAIGRDDIVESTLQRLFAIERANLSGLYYQATMFLKRKQPELAEQSYQRLKDIAPNSSQARSLSSIMAIQGEKRGDYQRAKLLAKSGRYTEAIKAYQVIFPNGMPSAALELEFLQLQANLDDNWSKVKIGLERLNIDYPGVPQFQLALANHIRKENPGDRWILDTYRQLALAPVVGRSAATSWLRALEQLPISKQVTEQYAILASYYPSDLEIQKANQTAKERWKLEQELRKDPTYLAKLKGLKLLELGKTNQAEVQLRYALTTRPKDPEILGGMGKVYLRKGQQEKALEYFKQAQQLDKNPDSSSKWTTLVETSQYWAYLDQGDLQLAKGERGKAERLYRKAIALDNTQPYAFVALGALYLEEEKYSSADKAYSQALTLEKLNGSALRGRLDVKINQGDLSGAREVASRYSSTQQQVVEDKISSIDSEIILNRLRNAIASNDDKTTAESVEALIQLNPSSPWLRLDIAGVVRSMGNKPRADQLMEDWEKEGYDPEMKFAYALYLAQSFRVDRAIAELESVPKQQVTSSMQRTLTRLKLDSKLQDLETRYQESPKAVSDLLKGLEVQYQGQVQALSRIAGAWIDVGEVPEAERIYRSIESSLLISTDEQLAYGGLIVSLNKFEDFDAWFDGLTPSFETQDFSASEFLQFDELRTRRILAEAYLMLENESLDRSLELYSRALSEPEPYKTQAQIGMLRVSALSGEIPVYNQYHPILKQKADLLTASQLMTTASVFNQQGHADDANQLNALLDSKADAGALEYRDGMAIAMENEQWLLAEERSYQALNSDRIEKAEQQSPAETTTPTLRELYNNSDDYWLTRNVKSDLDTLHDRSDGHILIGWDYSARDGQNQSNQVPIEARLPIEEWDGHLLLRADYVSIDSGNLEYYDKSSNSSGEQFQDSSSGLGLGVGWQAKNWSADIGTTPVGFDHTTWVGGVSIDGDLGQFGWTAVASRRPETSSTLSYAGMSVPSGTPDIEGTNWGGVVRTGVKFNTSWDIGGPYGFWSSLQYHTLTGENVEDNNRLGVLGGAYYKLISNDHERLSIGTNLIYLGYDKNLGEYSLGHGGYYSPQSYLSVSLPVNYYGRYDNTWSYLLSGSISNSWTQEDAPYLSPNGTSESGGGFGSSFQAAVEKRMSKRWYLGALLDLQRSEFYTPNHFMLYAKYTFNDRWQPIEFPPATPILYSDFY, encoded by the coding sequence ATGTCAGTAAGAGTTGGTTCTTATTGGCTAGTACCCATTGCTATTGTGGTGAGTGGTCTTTTTTCTGTGGGTACGGCTAAGGCGATAGGCGTGAATTCGGCGCCTCTATCCAGGGCTCAGCTCGATCTTGTTTATCAACCTGTGCAACTTGTTCAGTTTTCTTCTTCACTTGCTAGGGTTGATTCTGTGGAATGGCTAGTCAACCAACTAAAGCTTGCTGATGCTATCGGTCGCGACGATATTGTAGAAAGTACTCTACAGAGGTTGTTTGCTATTGAAAGAGCGAACTTATCAGGGCTTTACTATCAAGCAACGATGTTCTTGAAGCGTAAGCAGCCAGAATTGGCAGAACAAAGCTACCAGCGCTTAAAAGATATTGCCCCTAATTCCTCACAAGCCCGCTCTTTGTCTTCGATAATGGCCATTCAAGGTGAAAAAAGAGGCGATTATCAACGAGCAAAATTATTGGCTAAATCTGGCCGCTACACAGAGGCCATAAAAGCTTACCAAGTTATTTTCCCCAACGGCATGCCCTCAGCAGCGCTTGAGCTTGAGTTCCTGCAACTGCAAGCCAACTTAGATGATAACTGGAGTAAAGTGAAGATTGGACTTGAACGTCTCAATATTGATTACCCAGGAGTTCCTCAATTTCAGCTTGCATTAGCCAATCATATACGCAAAGAAAATCCGGGTGACCGTTGGATTTTAGATACTTATCGACAACTAGCGTTGGCGCCTGTTGTTGGAAGGAGTGCGGCTACTTCTTGGTTAAGAGCTTTAGAACAATTACCTATCTCAAAGCAGGTGACTGAGCAATACGCAATCCTCGCGAGTTACTATCCTTCAGATTTAGAGATTCAAAAAGCGAATCAAACGGCGAAGGAACGTTGGAAACTAGAGCAGGAGTTACGCAAAGATCCCACTTATCTTGCAAAATTGAAAGGGTTAAAGCTCCTCGAACTAGGTAAAACAAACCAAGCTGAAGTTCAGTTGCGTTATGCACTCACGACCCGCCCCAAGGATCCTGAAATTTTAGGGGGTATGGGTAAGGTTTATCTGCGAAAGGGACAACAAGAAAAAGCACTAGAGTATTTTAAGCAAGCCCAACAATTGGATAAAAACCCAGACTCCTCATCCAAATGGACAACGTTGGTTGAAACCTCTCAGTATTGGGCATATTTAGATCAAGGTGATCTCCAGTTAGCAAAAGGCGAAAGGGGTAAAGCGGAACGCTTATACCGTAAGGCGATAGCACTCGATAACACACAACCGTATGCATTTGTTGCTCTAGGGGCTCTTTACCTTGAGGAAGAAAAATATTCGTCGGCAGATAAAGCATACTCACAGGCTCTAACTCTCGAAAAGTTGAATGGGTCCGCATTGCGAGGGCGACTTGACGTTAAGATAAATCAGGGAGATTTGTCTGGAGCTAGAGAAGTAGCAAGCCGCTACTCATCAACTCAACAGCAAGTTGTTGAGGATAAGATCAGCAGTATTGATTCTGAGATTATTCTGAATCGCTTAAGAAACGCGATTGCAAGCAATGATGATAAAACTACGGCTGAGTCTGTCGAAGCGCTTATCCAATTAAACCCAAGCTCCCCTTGGCTTAGATTGGATATCGCTGGCGTTGTTCGTTCTATGGGAAATAAGCCTCGTGCAGATCAGTTGATGGAGGATTGGGAAAAAGAGGGCTATGATCCTGAAATGAAGTTCGCTTATGCGCTTTATCTTGCACAGAGCTTTAGAGTTGATCGAGCTATAGCTGAACTGGAAAGTGTTCCAAAGCAACAAGTGACCAGTTCAATGCAGAGAACCCTTACCCGGTTAAAGTTAGACTCTAAGCTCCAAGATCTTGAAACGCGTTACCAAGAATCACCTAAAGCAGTCTCGGATTTGTTGAAGGGTTTAGAGGTACAGTACCAGGGTCAGGTTCAAGCCTTATCTCGCATTGCAGGTGCTTGGATAGATGTTGGTGAAGTACCAGAAGCTGAGAGAATTTACCGAAGTATCGAATCGTCTTTACTTATTTCTACTGACGAGCAGCTTGCGTATGGTGGGTTGATAGTCAGTTTGAATAAATTCGAAGATTTTGACGCTTGGTTTGATGGACTAACCCCTAGCTTTGAAACGCAAGATTTTAGTGCGTCAGAGTTTTTACAATTTGATGAACTTAGAACACGCCGTATTTTGGCTGAAGCTTACTTAATGCTAGAGAATGAAAGCTTAGATCGGTCTTTAGAGCTTTATAGTCGTGCGTTGTCGGAACCTGAACCATACAAAACCCAGGCTCAAATAGGGATGTTGAGAGTTAGTGCCTTGAGCGGTGAGATTCCGGTCTATAACCAATATCATCCCATCTTAAAGCAAAAGGCTGACTTGTTAACGGCATCACAACTGATGACTACGGCGAGTGTATTTAATCAGCAAGGACACGCAGATGACGCAAATCAACTCAACGCATTACTAGATAGCAAGGCAGATGCGGGTGCGCTCGAATACCGAGACGGTATGGCAATTGCAATGGAAAATGAACAGTGGTTATTGGCTGAAGAGAGATCCTATCAAGCACTGAACAGTGACCGAATAGAGAAAGCAGAACAACAAAGCCCTGCAGAAACGACGACTCCTACGTTGAGAGAGTTGTACAATAATAGTGATGATTATTGGCTAACACGCAATGTGAAGTCGGATTTAGATACATTACATGATCGTAGTGATGGCCACATACTTATTGGTTGGGATTACAGCGCTCGTGATGGTCAAAATCAATCGAATCAAGTACCGATTGAAGCTAGATTGCCAATTGAGGAGTGGGATGGTCATTTGTTGCTTAGAGCCGACTATGTATCAATCGATTCAGGTAACCTCGAATATTATGACAAATCATCGAATTCATCAGGCGAACAGTTCCAAGATAGCTCATCAGGTTTGGGTTTGGGTGTTGGTTGGCAAGCTAAAAACTGGAGCGCTGATATCGGTACAACACCAGTAGGTTTTGACCACACGACTTGGGTTGGCGGTGTTAGTATTGATGGTGACTTAGGGCAGTTCGGCTGGACGGCAGTTGCCTCTCGTCGTCCAGAAACAAGCAGTACACTCTCTTACGCGGGAATGTCAGTTCCTTCCGGTACTCCCGACATAGAAGGAACTAATTGGGGTGGCGTTGTAAGAACGGGAGTTAAGTTTAATACCAGTTGGGATATTGGGGGGCCTTATGGTTTTTGGAGCAGCCTTCAATATCACACGCTAACGGGTGAAAATGTCGAGGATAACAATCGACTTGGTGTTCTTGGTGGTGCTTATTACAAGTTGATCTCTAACGATCACGAGCGTTTGAGTATCGGAACAAACCTGATTTATCTTGGGTATGACAAAAACCTTGGTGAGTATTCGCTTGGTCATGGTGGATATTACAGCCCGCAAAGTTATCTGTCGGTTTCGTTACCTGTCAATTACTACGGTCGATACGACAACACTTGGTCATATTTATTAAGTGGCTCTATTTCCAATTCATGGACGCAAGAAGATGCACCTTATCTGAGCCCAAATGGTACGTCTGAATCGGGTGGGGGCTTTGGTTCTTCTTTTCAAGCGGCTGTTGAAAAACGAATGAGTAAGCGTTGGTATTTAGGTGCATTACTGGATTTACAGCGCTCGGAGTTTTACACACCAAACCATTTTATGCTCTACGCCAAATATACATTCAATGATCGTTGGCAGCCTATTGAATTCCCTCCTGCGACACCGATTTTGTATAGTGATTTCTATTAG
- the bcsZ gene encoding cellulose synthase complex periplasmic endoglucanase BcsZ, which translates to MKTLILLISLLLSTQLMAATCEWSQWNSFKSTYIDSGRVIDGSDERLITTSEGQSYALFFALVANDQEAFEQVLNWTQTNLAGGDLTARLPAWLWGKRVDGQFGILDANPASDSDLWIAYALGEAGRLWDNYYYQSLGHLLAARILREESVQLTDVGTILLPAPKGFDLGDDGYRLNPSYVPLQLIDRMKQLYPQYSWDSMYQSSALMLDQTLTKGFSPDWVTLNEKQFTEDKVTGSVGSYNAIRTYLWAGMLNEQNQHKEQLVNRMQPFASAVDRLGAPPREVDTVTGKYSQKGSAGFSAAALPLLASMDNSELLEAQAIRAKNELVTGKNNHYYDNVLSLFGLGWHNNRFRFGEHGELQPAWSKQCQ; encoded by the coding sequence ATGAAAACGTTAATATTATTGATATCGCTATTGCTATCTACTCAGCTTATGGCTGCTACGTGTGAGTGGTCTCAATGGAACAGTTTTAAATCGACATATATTGATAGTGGGCGAGTAATTGATGGTAGTGATGAGCGCTTAATTACCACGTCCGAAGGTCAGTCTTATGCTTTATTTTTTGCGTTGGTTGCCAATGACCAAGAAGCGTTTGAGCAAGTTTTGAACTGGACTCAAACAAATTTAGCGGGTGGCGACTTAACCGCAAGGTTACCCGCTTGGCTGTGGGGAAAGAGAGTCGATGGTCAATTTGGCATACTCGATGCAAACCCGGCATCAGATTCTGACTTGTGGATTGCTTATGCGTTGGGTGAGGCGGGGCGCTTGTGGGATAACTATTACTATCAATCTTTAGGGCATTTATTAGCAGCTCGTATATTGAGGGAAGAGTCAGTTCAACTTACTGATGTTGGTACTATTTTACTTCCAGCGCCCAAAGGGTTTGATCTTGGTGATGATGGCTACCGTTTGAACCCTAGCTACGTCCCTTTACAGTTGATTGACCGTATGAAGCAACTTTACCCCCAATACTCGTGGGATTCGATGTACCAATCAAGTGCTCTAATGCTTGATCAAACATTGACGAAAGGTTTTAGTCCTGACTGGGTAACTTTAAACGAAAAACAATTTACCGAAGATAAAGTCACGGGCTCTGTTGGGAGTTATAACGCAATTCGCACTTATTTGTGGGCAGGGATGCTCAATGAACAGAATCAACATAAAGAACAACTAGTTAATAGAATGCAGCCATTTGCTTCAGCGGTTGACCGGTTGGGAGCACCACCACGCGAGGTTGATACAGTAACTGGCAAGTATTCTCAAAAAGGAAGCGCAGGGTTTTCAGCCGCCGCTTTACCATTACTTGCTTCAATGGACAATTCCGAATTACTTGAAGCACAGGCTATTCGGGCTAAAAATGAACTAGTGACTGGCAAAAACAACCATTACTATGACAATGTCTTGAGCTTGTTTGGCCTTGGTTGGCACAACAACCGTTTTAGATTTGGCGAACATGGAGAGTTGCAACCAGCATGGAGTAAGCAATGTCAGTAA